In Mycobacterium sp. Aquia_216, a genomic segment contains:
- a CDS encoding Fpg/Nei family DNA glycosylase yields MPELPDVEGFRRELANTLPRRRIQHVRVRDPGILRNTSAAALGRCLVGHRFRTPRRHGKWLILPTDGPTLLIHSGMTGHPYYANTDAEPEKYERLVVSLDKGELRYADLRKLRGVWLADGDDDLADVLGPQGPDALGMSLREFRGVLAGRHGQLKPTLMDQSVIAGLGNLLTDEICWRARLRPTHPIAGLEADQVKRVHGAMTQVLRTSVRHGRVPRSSRWLSGVRDEPDPSCPRCGTRLRHGRVGGRMSLWCPHCQP; encoded by the coding sequence GTGCCTGAGCTGCCTGATGTCGAAGGGTTTCGACGCGAGCTGGCTAATACCTTGCCCCGCCGCCGGATTCAGCATGTCCGGGTGCGCGATCCAGGCATTCTGCGCAACACCTCCGCCGCCGCACTGGGCCGATGCCTGGTTGGGCACCGCTTCCGCACCCCGCGCCGGCATGGCAAGTGGCTGATCCTGCCCACCGACGGTCCGACGCTGCTGATCCACAGCGGCATGACCGGACACCCCTACTACGCCAACACCGACGCCGAGCCGGAAAAGTATGAGCGACTGGTCGTGTCGCTCGACAAGGGCGAGCTGCGCTACGCCGACCTCCGCAAGCTGCGTGGGGTGTGGCTGGCCGATGGCGACGACGACCTCGCGGACGTGCTGGGCCCGCAGGGGCCTGATGCGCTGGGCATGAGCCTGCGGGAGTTTCGCGGAGTGCTCGCCGGGCGGCACGGCCAGTTGAAGCCGACGCTGATGGACCAGTCGGTGATCGCCGGCCTCGGCAATCTGCTCACCGACGAAATCTGCTGGCGGGCCAGGTTGCGGCCCACCCACCCGATTGCCGGTCTCGAGGCCGACCAGGTGAAGCGCGTGCACGGCGCGATGACCCAGGTGCTGCGCACCTCGGTGCGACACGGCCGGGTGCCTCGCTCGTCGCGATGGTTGAGCGGGGTGCGCGACGAGCCGGATCCGAGTTGCCCGCGCTGCGGCACTCGCCTGCGCCACGGCCGGGTGGGCGGCCGGATGTCGTTGTGGTGCCCGCACTGCCAGCCCTAG
- the coaE gene encoding dephospho-CoA kinase: protein MLRVGLTGGIGAGKSALSATFAECGGIIVDGDVIAREVVQPGTEGLASLVEAFGSDILQSDGSLDRPALAAKAFADDEARQKLNGIVHPLVGQRRAEIIASVPQDAVVVEDIPLLVESGMAPLFPLVVVVYADVELRVQRLVELRGMPADDARARIAAQADDEQRRAVADIWLDNSGSQEDLVKRAREVWNDRIVPFAHNLTERRFVRAPARVVSADPTWPDQARRIVARLATSCGHKALRVDHIGSTAVPEFDAKDVIDVQITVESLAVADELAETLLFAGYPRIVHIEHDGIKADARSTVSDYDHNSDPTLWGKRIHASADPGRPTNVHIRVAGWPNQQFALLFVDWLAANPAERTDYLAAKRVAEERANGETAGYVEAKEPWFDEAYRRAWEWADFTGWKP, encoded by the coding sequence ATGCTGCGCGTCGGGTTGACCGGTGGCATCGGCGCCGGGAAATCGGCGCTGTCCGCCACGTTTGCGGAATGCGGTGGGATCATCGTCGACGGCGACGTCATCGCCCGGGAGGTCGTGCAGCCGGGCACCGAAGGGCTGGCGTCGCTCGTCGAGGCGTTCGGTTCGGACATCCTGCAGTCGGATGGATCGCTGGATCGTCCGGCGTTGGCGGCCAAGGCTTTTGCCGACGACGAGGCGCGCCAGAAGCTGAACGGGATCGTTCACCCACTGGTCGGGCAGCGGCGCGCGGAGATCATCGCCTCGGTGCCGCAGGACGCGGTCGTCGTCGAAGACATTCCGCTGCTGGTGGAATCCGGCATGGCGCCGCTGTTCCCGTTGGTCGTGGTGGTGTACGCCGACGTCGAACTGCGGGTGCAGCGGCTCGTCGAGCTGCGCGGCATGCCCGCGGACGATGCCCGCGCCCGGATCGCGGCACAAGCCGACGACGAGCAGCGTCGTGCCGTCGCCGACATCTGGCTGGATAACTCGGGCAGCCAAGAGGATTTGGTCAAGCGGGCCCGCGAGGTCTGGAATGACCGGATCGTGCCGTTCGCGCACAACCTGACCGAGCGACGGTTCGTCCGCGCACCGGCGCGAGTGGTGTCGGCCGATCCGACGTGGCCGGACCAGGCGCGGCGTATCGTCGCCCGGTTGGCGACCTCGTGCGGCCATAAGGCGTTGCGCGTCGACCACATTGGGTCGACCGCGGTGCCAGAATTCGACGCCAAGGACGTCATTGACGTCCAGATCACCGTCGAATCTCTGGCGGTGGCCGATGAGCTCGCCGAGACCCTGCTGTTCGCGGGCTACCCCCGCATCGTTCACATAGAGCACGACGGCATCAAAGCCGATGCCCGCAGCACGGTCAGCGACTACGACCACAACAGCGATCCGACATTGTGGGGCAAGCGAATTCATGCTTCGGCCGACCCCGGCCGCCCGACGAACGTGCACATCAGGGTAGCCGGGTGGCCCAATCAGCAGTTCGCTCTGCTGTTCGTCGACTGGCTGGCCGCCAACCCGGCGGAGCGGACGGATTATCTGGCCGCCAAACGCGTGGCCGAAGAGCGCGCCAACGGCGAGACCGCCGGCTACGTCGAGGCCAAGGAGCCGTGGTTCGACGAGGCCTACCGCCGCGCCTGGGAGTGGGCGGACTTCACCGGCTGGAAACCGTAA
- the ligD gene encoding non-homologous end-joining DNA ligase, with amino-acid sequence MPRIEVEITHPDRVMFPADGITKQELADYYGEVAETMLPHLKGRALTVQRFPRGIGEKGFVQQDFAETLPDWMSGVEVAKEGGTLVHPLAERPEALRWLANQNCVTLHVWQSRQDRLHNPDRLVFDLDPSGTDFAVVRATARTIADVLDDLGLARYLQTTGSRGLHVVVPIRPDADFDTVRQFARDVAEVVVADDDAHRTVEARKGRRGDRVYLDIMRNAYAQTAVAPYSIRARAGAPVATPLEWDELDARGLRADRFTIRDLPKRLAGQRDPWADMSRHARSLSGPLARLAKLRA; translated from the coding sequence ATGCCGCGCATTGAGGTCGAGATCACCCACCCGGATCGCGTCATGTTCCCGGCAGACGGGATCACCAAGCAAGAGTTGGCCGATTACTACGGCGAGGTGGCCGAGACCATGCTGCCGCACCTGAAGGGCCGCGCGCTGACCGTACAACGGTTCCCGCGTGGAATCGGCGAAAAAGGCTTCGTTCAACAGGATTTCGCCGAGACACTGCCGGACTGGATGAGCGGAGTCGAAGTCGCCAAGGAAGGCGGCACACTGGTGCATCCACTGGCCGAACGCCCGGAGGCCCTGCGCTGGCTGGCCAACCAGAACTGCGTCACCCTGCATGTGTGGCAGTCGCGACAAGACCGGCTGCACAATCCCGACCGCTTGGTATTCGACCTCGATCCGTCCGGAACCGATTTCGCGGTGGTGCGTGCGACCGCCCGCACGATTGCCGACGTGCTCGACGACCTCGGACTGGCCCGCTACCTGCAGACCACCGGGTCACGCGGGCTGCATGTCGTGGTGCCGATACGCCCAGATGCCGACTTCGACACCGTCCGGCAATTCGCCCGCGACGTCGCCGAAGTCGTCGTGGCGGACGACGATGCGCACCGCACCGTGGAAGCCCGCAAGGGCAGGCGCGGCGACAGAGTGTATCTGGATATCATGCGAAACGCCTACGCGCAGACCGCTGTTGCACCGTATTCGATCCGGGCCCGCGCCGGCGCTCCGGTGGCAACCCCGCTGGAGTGGGACGAACTGGACGCTCGTGGCCTGCGGGCGGACCGGTTCACGATCCGCGACCTGCCCAAACGGCTGGCGGGGCAACGCGATCCGTGGGCAGACATGTCCCGGCACGCCCGCTCGCTGAGCGGCCCGCTCGCGCGGTTAGCGAAGCTTCGTGCCTGA